The following coding sequences are from one Mycobacterium bourgelatii window:
- a CDS encoding FAS1-like dehydratase domain-containing protein — protein sequence MSVVPESTKAIIGSHYRGEDYFEVGREKIREFAEAIQDDHPYHFDEAAAAEAGYSGLVAPLTFLAVAGRRVQLEIFTKFNVPINIARVIHRDQKFKFHRPIVADDRLHFDTYLDSVIESHGTVLAEIRSEVTDAEGNPVATGVVTMLGEAAKQEADAEETVAAIASISAGK from the coding sequence ATGTCAGTAGTTCCCGAATCGACCAAAGCAATCATCGGCAGCCACTACCGCGGCGAGGATTACTTCGAGGTCGGACGCGAGAAGATTCGTGAGTTCGCGGAAGCGATTCAGGATGACCACCCCTACCACTTCGACGAGGCGGCGGCCGCTGAGGCCGGCTACTCCGGACTGGTGGCCCCGCTGACGTTCCTGGCGGTCGCGGGCCGCCGGGTGCAGCTAGAGATCTTCACCAAGTTCAACGTCCCGATCAACATCGCTCGGGTGATCCACCGCGATCAGAAGTTCAAGTTTCACCGGCCGATTGTGGCCGACGACAGGCTGCACTTCGACACCTATCTAGACTCGGTGATCGAGTCCCACGGCACGGTACTCGCCGAGATCCGCAGCGAGGTCACTGATGCCGAGGGCAATCCGGTTGCTACCGGCGTCGTCACGATGCTGGGGGAAGCCGCGAAACAGGAAGCGGACGCTGAAGAAACCGTCGCCGCGATTGCATCGATATCTGCTGGAAAGTAG
- a CDS encoding HAD family hydrolase, with protein MTSSGPGNADYTRRIDLQSLAANASAERALFDLHTGEDELRPQPPVDLTAAAFFDVDNTLVQGSSAVHFGRGLAAREYFTYRDVLGFIYAQAKFQLLGRENSEDVAAGRRKALAFIEGRSVEELVRLGEEIYDEYIADKIWPGTRALTQMHLDAGQQVWLITATPYELACTIARRLGLTGALGTVAESVDGIFTGRLVGEILHGSGKAHAVRSLAIREGLNLKRCTAYSDSFNDVPMLSLVGTAVAINPDARLRSLARERGWEIRDFRTARKAARIGVPSALALGAAGGALAALASRRQPR; from the coding sequence GTGACTTCCTCCGGCCCGGGCAATGCGGACTACACGCGCCGCATCGACCTGCAGTCGCTGGCCGCCAACGCCAGCGCCGAACGTGCGTTGTTCGACCTGCACACCGGTGAAGACGAACTCCGTCCGCAACCGCCCGTCGACCTCACCGCCGCGGCGTTTTTCGACGTGGACAACACCCTGGTCCAGGGGTCTTCGGCGGTGCACTTCGGTCGCGGGTTGGCGGCGCGGGAGTACTTCACCTATCGCGACGTCCTGGGCTTTATCTACGCGCAGGCCAAGTTCCAACTGCTGGGCCGGGAGAACAGCGAAGATGTCGCCGCCGGCCGACGCAAGGCGCTGGCCTTCATCGAAGGCCGCTCGGTGGAGGAACTGGTCCGCCTCGGTGAGGAGATCTACGACGAGTACATCGCCGACAAGATTTGGCCGGGTACCCGCGCGCTGACGCAGATGCACCTCGATGCCGGTCAGCAGGTGTGGTTGATCACCGCCACTCCGTACGAGCTGGCCTGCACCATCGCGCGGCGACTCGGTCTGACGGGCGCTCTGGGCACCGTCGCCGAGTCGGTCGACGGGATATTCACCGGCAGGCTGGTCGGCGAGATCCTGCACGGCTCGGGTAAGGCGCACGCGGTGCGCTCACTGGCCATTCGCGAGGGCCTCAACCTGAAACGCTGCACCGCATATTCCGACAGCTTCAACGACGTTCCCATGTTGTCGCTGGTCGGCACAGCGGTTGCGATCAATCCGGACGCCCGTTTGCGCAGCCTGGCCCGGGAACGGGGATGGGAGATCCGCGATTTCCGCACGGCGCGCAAGGCTGCCCGAATCGGTGTGCCGTCGGCTCTGGCGCTGGGTGCCGCCGGAGGCGCGTTGGCGGCGCTGGCCTCGCGACGCCAACCCCGCTGA
- a CDS encoding lysophospholipid acyltransferase family protein, which yields MVPVAGDSRAKVIPLHSNRGRVAARKRAGQRAEASRQHPSLLSDPTGRASADQIAAVVREIDEHRRAAGAASSADEPLNDLAQRVAAVAEFLRQRLTGDYSVDEFGFDPHFNNAIVRPLLRFFFRSWFRVEVSGVENIPDEGAALVVANHAGVLPFDGLMLSVAVHDEHPAERDLRLLAADMVFDLPVVGSAARKAGHTMACTADAHRLLAKGEVTAVFPEGYKGLGKRFEDRYRLQRFGRGGFVSAALRTKAPIVPCSIIGSEEIYPMLTDVKLLARLLGLPYFPVTPLFPLAGPLGVVPLPSKWRIAFGEPIDTADYAPSDAEDPMVTFELTDQVRETIQQTLYRLLAGRRNIFLG from the coding sequence ATAGTTCCAGTGGCGGGTGATTCCAGAGCCAAAGTCATTCCCCTGCACAGCAATCGGGGTCGAGTAGCGGCACGGAAGCGCGCCGGACAGCGGGCCGAGGCATCTCGCCAACATCCCTCGCTGTTGTCCGATCCCACCGGCCGCGCATCGGCCGACCAGATTGCCGCCGTCGTTCGCGAGATCGACGAGCACCGGCGTGCGGCGGGTGCCGCTTCGTCGGCCGACGAACCGCTCAACGATCTGGCGCAGCGCGTTGCCGCGGTAGCTGAGTTCTTGCGGCAAAGACTGACCGGCGACTACAGCGTCGACGAATTCGGGTTCGATCCGCATTTCAATAATGCGATTGTTCGGCCTTTGCTGAGATTTTTCTTCAGGTCGTGGTTCCGCGTTGAAGTCAGCGGTGTCGAGAACATTCCTGACGAGGGCGCCGCGCTGGTGGTGGCCAACCACGCCGGGGTGCTGCCGTTCGATGGCTTGATGCTGTCGGTCGCGGTTCATGACGAGCATCCGGCGGAACGGGATTTGCGGCTCCTCGCCGCCGACATGGTGTTCGACCTGCCGGTGGTGGGTTCCGCAGCCCGCAAGGCCGGTCACACCATGGCGTGTACGGCGGACGCGCATCGGTTGCTCGCCAAGGGTGAAGTCACCGCGGTGTTCCCGGAGGGGTACAAGGGTCTGGGCAAGCGCTTCGAGGACCGCTACCGGTTGCAGCGGTTCGGTCGGGGCGGTTTCGTATCGGCCGCGCTGCGCACCAAGGCGCCCATCGTGCCGTGCTCGATCATCGGGTCCGAAGAGATCTATCCGATGTTGACCGACGTCAAGCTGTTGGCACGACTTCTCGGCTTGCCCTATTTCCCGGTCACGCCGCTGTTCCCGTTGGCCGGCCCGCTCGGGGTGGTGCCGCTGCCGTCCAAGTGGCGCATCGCCTTCGGTGAGCCCATCGACACCGCCGACTACGCACCCTCCGACGCCGAGGACCCGATGGTCACCTTCGAGTTGACCGATCAGGTGCGCGAGACGATCCAGCAGACGCTGTACCGGCTGCTGGCCGGGCGTCGCAACATCTTCTTGGGCTAA
- the hemB gene encoding porphobilinogen synthase produces the protein MRMGEYPRQRPRRLRGTPALRRLVAQTSLEPRHLVLPMFVADGIDEPRPIASMPGVLQHTRDSLRSAAADAVAAGVGGLMLFGVPREQDKDASGSAGVHPDGILNVALRDLAKDLGDATVLMADTCLDEFTDHGHCGVLDDRGRVDNDATVAAYVKLAVAQAESGAHVVGPSGMMDGQVGAIRDGLDAAGFTDVVILAYAAKFASAFYGPFREAVSSSLSGDRRTYQQEPGNAREALREIELDLDEGADIVMVKPALGYLDIVAAAAATSPVPVAAYQVSGEYAMICAAAANNWIDERAAALESLTSIRRAGADIVLTYWAADAASWLS, from the coding sequence GTGAGGATGGGCGAGTACCCCCGGCAGCGACCGCGGAGGTTGCGGGGTACGCCCGCGCTGCGCCGACTGGTGGCGCAAACATCCTTGGAGCCGAGGCATTTGGTGTTGCCGATGTTCGTCGCCGACGGGATCGACGAACCGCGCCCGATCGCCTCGATGCCCGGCGTGCTGCAGCACACCCGGGATTCGCTGCGCAGCGCGGCGGCGGATGCCGTCGCTGCCGGGGTGGGCGGATTGATGCTGTTCGGCGTTCCCCGCGAACAGGACAAGGACGCCTCCGGTTCGGCGGGTGTCCACCCGGACGGCATCCTCAACGTCGCGCTACGGGACCTGGCCAAAGACCTCGGCGATGCCACCGTGTTGATGGCCGACACCTGTCTGGACGAATTCACCGACCACGGGCACTGCGGCGTACTCGATGACCGCGGCCGGGTCGACAACGACGCCACCGTCGCCGCATATGTGAAACTTGCTGTCGCGCAAGCAGAATCCGGCGCACACGTGGTCGGGCCCAGCGGAATGATGGACGGTCAGGTGGGCGCGATCCGGGACGGTCTGGACGCCGCCGGGTTCACCGACGTGGTGATCCTGGCGTATGCCGCGAAGTTCGCTTCGGCCTTCTACGGCCCTTTCCGCGAGGCGGTGAGTTCCAGCTTGTCCGGGGACCGGCGCACCTACCAGCAGGAGCCGGGCAACGCCCGGGAGGCACTGCGCGAGATCGAACTGGATCTCGACGAGGGCGCCGACATCGTGATGGTCAAACCCGCGCTTGGATACCTCGACATCGTGGCAGCTGCGGCCGCGACGTCTCCGGTTCCGGTGGCGGCGTATCAGGTCTCGGGGGAGTACGCGATGATATGTGCCGCGGCGGCCAACAACTGGATCGACGAGCGAGCCGCCGCGCTGGAATCGCTGACCAGCATCCGGCGCGCCGGAGCGGATATCGTGCTGACCTATTGGGCCGCCGATGCGGCAAGCTGGCTCTCATGA
- a CDS encoding STAS domain-containing protein — protein MTVAIASRRGNGTFECCGAQVRAYSRHLATVVTVRGEIDAVNVDPISEYVRHFVVAQYPVVLDLSGVTYFSTAGFSLLCALDEECYAAGVQWTLVTGAAVSEVLGEGRDDEAAFPTARSVHAALGGLADAITSRRELVLPLLKKTA, from the coding sequence ATGACTGTCGCAATCGCAAGCCGACGGGGGAACGGGACGTTCGAGTGTTGCGGCGCCCAAGTGCGCGCCTACAGCCGTCACCTGGCCACGGTGGTGACGGTCCGAGGCGAGATCGACGCCGTGAACGTCGACCCGATCAGCGAGTACGTTCGCCACTTCGTCGTTGCGCAATACCCCGTCGTGCTCGACCTGAGCGGTGTGACCTACTTCTCCACCGCCGGGTTCTCGCTGCTCTGCGCCTTGGACGAGGAATGCTACGCCGCCGGCGTGCAGTGGACATTGGTCACGGGCGCGGCGGTCAGCGAGGTGCTGGGCGAGGGTCGCGACGACGAGGCCGCCTTCCCCACCGCACGCTCGGTGCACGCGGCGCTGGGTGGGCTGGCGGATGCCATCACGAGCCGGCGTGAGCTGGTCTTGCCTCTGCTCAAGAAGACGGCTTAA
- the hemC gene encoding hydroxymethylbilane synthase, producing MIRIGTRGSLLATTQAATVRDALIANGHPAELVTISTVGDRSSAPIDTLGVGVFTTALREAMDDGRVDIAVHSHKDLPTAPDPRFLVAAIPPRNDPRDAVVARDGLVLGELPVGSLVGTSSPRRAAQLRALGLGLEIRPLRGNLDTRLNRVSSGDLDAIVVARAGLARLGRLDDVTETLEPVQMLPAPAQGALAVECRADDSRMAAVLAELDDADTRAAVTAERALLAELEAGCSAPVGAIAEVVESIDEEGRVFEELSLRGCVAALDGSDVIRASGIGTSDRARELGLSVAAELFELGAAELMRGARHDPAPGS from the coding sequence GTGATCCGGATAGGCACCCGGGGCAGCCTGCTGGCCACCACTCAGGCTGCGACGGTCAGAGACGCGCTCATCGCCAACGGGCACCCCGCGGAGTTGGTGACGATCAGCACAGTGGGGGACCGGTCGTCGGCGCCGATCGACACGCTGGGTGTGGGTGTGTTCACAACGGCGCTTCGGGAGGCCATGGACGACGGCCGCGTGGACATTGCTGTGCACTCCCACAAAGATTTGCCGACGGCCCCCGATCCCCGCTTCCTCGTGGCGGCCATACCGCCGCGCAATGACCCGCGTGACGCGGTTGTGGCCCGCGACGGATTGGTCTTGGGGGAGTTGCCGGTCGGTTCGCTGGTGGGGACGTCATCGCCGCGACGGGCGGCACAGCTTAGAGCATTGGGTCTCGGTTTGGAAATCCGCCCCCTAAGAGGCAACCTAGATACCAGGTTGAACAGGGTAAGCAGTGGTGATCTTGACGCCATCGTGGTGGCCCGGGCAGGTCTAGCCCGCTTGGGTCGCCTTGATGATGTCACCGAGACGCTCGAGCCGGTGCAGATGTTGCCAGCGCCTGCTCAGGGCGCACTCGCGGTCGAGTGTCGCGCCGATGACAGCCGCATGGCGGCGGTGCTGGCGGAGTTGGACGATGCCGACACTCGGGCGGCGGTCACTGCGGAGCGGGCCCTGCTCGCCGAACTGGAGGCCGGTTGCTCCGCACCGGTGGGCGCGATCGCTGAAGTGGTCGAGTCGATCGACGAGGAGGGGCGGGTCTTCGAAGAGCTGTCGCTGCGTGGCTGCGTGGCGGCACTCGACGGATCGGACGTGATCCGTGCGTCCGGAATCGGCACTTCCGATCGGGCACGGGAGCTGGGGCTCTCGGTTGCTGCGGAGCTGTTCGAACTGGGCGCCGCGGAGTTGATGAGGGGGGCGCGGCATGACCCCGCGCCAGGAAGTTGA
- a CDS encoding cyclopropane mycolic acid synthase family methyltransferase — protein sequence MSEATNGSSTRLKPPVEDVQSHYDRSNEFFKLWLDPSMTYSCAYFDENPNIDEPQTKTLEEAQFAKRKLALDKLNLEPGMTLLDIGSGWGSTMRHAVEHYDVNVIGLTLSENQLAHCEQKFAEMDSPRRKEVRLQGWEEFDEPVDRIVSLGAFEHFADGAGDAGYERYAAFFKKYYSLLPDDGRFLLHSIVVPTAEEGKAMGLKTTMSLLRFISFILREIYPGGKLPQVEQVDRYSTEAGFKIERHHFIGKNYVPTLNAWADALEANKERAVELKGEQEYETFIKYLRGCSDLFRDGYTNVCQFTLVK from the coding sequence ATGTCAGAAGCTACAAATGGCAGCAGCACCAGGCTGAAGCCGCCGGTCGAAGACGTCCAGTCCCACTACGATCGATCCAACGAATTCTTCAAGCTGTGGCTCGACCCGTCGATGACCTACAGCTGCGCCTACTTCGATGAAAACCCCAATATCGATGAGCCGCAGACTAAAACACTCGAAGAGGCGCAGTTCGCCAAGCGCAAGCTGGCGCTGGACAAGCTCAACCTCGAACCCGGCATGACCCTGCTGGACATCGGCTCCGGTTGGGGCTCCACGATGCGGCACGCCGTTGAGCACTACGACGTCAACGTCATCGGCCTGACACTCAGCGAAAACCAGCTCGCGCACTGCGAGCAAAAGTTTGCTGAGATGGACAGCCCGCGGCGCAAAGAGGTGCGCCTGCAGGGCTGGGAGGAGTTCGACGAGCCCGTCGACCGCATCGTCTCGCTGGGCGCATTCGAGCACTTCGCCGACGGCGCCGGCGACGCCGGATACGAGCGCTACGCCGCCTTCTTCAAGAAGTACTACAGCTTGCTGCCCGACGACGGCCGGTTCCTGCTGCACTCCATCGTGGTTCCCACCGCCGAAGAGGGTAAGGCGATGGGCCTCAAGACCACGATGAGCCTGCTGCGCTTCATCAGCTTCATCCTCAGGGAGATCTACCCCGGCGGTAAGTTGCCCCAGGTCGAGCAGGTCGACCGCTACTCCACCGAGGCGGGCTTCAAGATCGAGCGCCACCACTTCATCGGCAAGAACTACGTCCCCACCTTGAACGCCTGGGCCGACGCCCTGGAAGCCAACAAGGAAAGGGCAGTCGAGCTCAAGGGCGAGCAGGAGTACGAGACGTTCATCAAGTACCTGCGGGGCTGCTCGGACCTGTTCCGCGACGGCTACACCAACGTCTGCCAGTTCACCCTGGTCAAGTAG
- a CDS encoding DUF3093 domain-containing protein — MTEASMRPGERSAAETAAKPLFYEPGASWYWVLSGPAAAASLILIQVTSHVPVSLLVPGIFLVLVSLFVSIQVKAARIHTSVELHEDSLRQGTETILLSEIVKVFPEAENSVKSDKPLAKWQTARALGELVGVPRGRRGIGLKLTGGRTAQAWARRHRHLRDALTPLVEQRMGPFVPEAEDEETEKDSEL, encoded by the coding sequence ATGACGGAGGCATCCATGAGACCTGGGGAGCGGTCCGCGGCCGAAACCGCCGCCAAGCCGCTGTTCTACGAACCCGGCGCCAGTTGGTACTGGGTGCTGTCGGGGCCGGCCGCGGCGGCGTCGCTGATCCTGATCCAGGTGACCAGCCACGTGCCGGTCTCGCTGCTGGTGCCAGGGATCTTCCTGGTGCTGGTGTCTTTGTTCGTGTCAATACAGGTCAAGGCCGCACGCATTCACACCTCGGTGGAACTGCACGAGGATTCGCTGCGCCAGGGCACCGAGACAATCCTGCTGTCCGAGATCGTCAAGGTGTTCCCCGAAGCCGAGAATTCGGTCAAGTCCGACAAGCCGTTGGCCAAGTGGCAGACGGCGCGCGCCCTCGGCGAATTGGTCGGGGTGCCGCGCGGTCGGCGAGGCATCGGTCTCAAGCTCACCGGCGGGCGCACCGCACAAGCCTGGGCGCGTCGGCATCGTCACCTGCGGGACGCGCTGACGCCGCTGGTTGAGCAGCGGATGGGTCCGTTCGTCCCGGAAGCCGAAGACGAAGAAACCGAGAAGGATTCGGAGTTGTGA
- a CDS encoding glutaredoxin family protein: protein MSESLAEPTRRQVQLLTRAGCTICLRVQAQLADLAVELGFDLSTTDVDVAAAAGDTALRAEFGDRLPVILLDGEEHSYWEVDEPRLRADLARPIFGSPAD from the coding sequence ATGTCTGAGTCCCTAGCAGAGCCAACCCGCCGACAGGTGCAGCTGTTGACCCGCGCCGGCTGCACCATCTGCCTGCGAGTGCAGGCCCAGCTGGCTGACCTGGCCGTCGAGCTGGGTTTTGATCTGTCAACGACGGACGTGGACGTTGCGGCTGCGGCGGGCGACACGGCTTTGCGCGCCGAGTTCGGCGATCGTTTGCCCGTCATTCTCTTGGACGGCGAGGAGCACAGTTATTGGGAGGTGGACGAGCCCCGTCTGCGCGCCGATCTGGCCCGTCCAATATTTGGTAGCCCAGCTGACTAG
- a CDS encoding uroporphyrinogen-III synthase, whose translation MTRGRKPRPGHIIFVGAGPGDPGLLTTRAATVLANAALVFTDPDVPEPVLALIGKDLPPISGPAPAAPASDSGDTGGTADADSNAPAVVSGGPDIRPALGDPADVAKMLTAEARTGVDVVRLVAGDPLTVDAVITEVNAVARTHMHIEIVPGLAPSSAVPTYAGLPLGSSHTVADVRGDVDWEALAAAPGPLILQATGSHLADAARTLIEHELADATPCVVTAQGTTCQQRSVETTLLGLTDPAILNGTDPAASPLTGPLVVTIGKTVASRAKLNWWESRALYGWTVLVPRTKDQAGEMSERLTSYGALPMEVPTIAVEPPRSPAQMERAVKGLVDGRFQWVVFTSTNAVRAVWEKFGEFGLDARAFSGVKIACVGESTADRVRAFGISPELVPSGEQSSMGLLDEFPPYDSIFDPVNRVLLPRADIATETLAEGLRERGWEIEDVTAYRTVRAAPPPASTREMIKTGGFDAVCFTSSSTVRNLVGIAGKPHARTIIACIGPKTAETAAEFGLRVDVQPETAAVGPLVDALAEHAARLRAEGALPPPRKKSRRR comes from the coding sequence ATGACGCGAGGGCGTAAGCCGAGGCCCGGCCACATCATTTTCGTGGGGGCTGGTCCTGGCGACCCCGGCCTACTGACCACCCGAGCTGCGACGGTGCTGGCGAACGCCGCACTGGTTTTCACCGATCCCGACGTACCCGAGCCGGTGCTGGCGCTGATCGGCAAGGATCTGCCACCCATCTCCGGCCCAGCGCCCGCCGCTCCTGCCTCCGACAGCGGCGACACGGGCGGCACCGCCGACGCGGATTCCAATGCGCCCGCGGTGGTGTCGGGCGGACCCGACATTCGCCCGGCGCTCGGTGACCCGGCCGACGTCGCGAAGATGCTGACCGCCGAGGCCCGAACGGGCGTCGATGTGGTGCGACTGGTGGCGGGGGACCCGCTCACCGTGGACGCCGTGATCACCGAAGTGAATGCCGTCGCACGCACGCACATGCACATCGAGATCGTGCCGGGCCTGGCCCCCAGCAGCGCGGTGCCGACGTATGCCGGGCTGCCGCTTGGCTCGTCGCACACCGTGGCGGACGTCCGTGGCGACGTGGACTGGGAGGCGTTGGCCGCCGCGCCCGGGCCGCTGATTCTGCAGGCGACCGGCTCGCACCTGGCCGATGCCGCCCGCACGCTCATCGAGCACGAGCTGGCGGACGCGACGCCGTGCGTGGTGACCGCGCAGGGCACCACCTGTCAGCAGCGTTCGGTCGAGACCACGCTGCTCGGACTGACGGACCCCGCCATCCTGAACGGCACCGACCCTGCCGCCAGCCCGTTGACCGGCCCGCTCGTGGTGACCATCGGCAAGACGGTGGCCAGTCGGGCGAAGCTGAATTGGTGGGAGAGTCGGGCGCTGTACGGCTGGACGGTGCTGGTGCCGCGCACCAAGGACCAGGCCGGCGAGATGAGCGAGCGGCTGACGTCCTACGGCGCGCTGCCCATGGAGGTGCCGACCATCGCCGTCGAGCCGCCGCGCAGCCCCGCGCAGATGGAGCGCGCGGTCAAGGGCTTGGTCGACGGCCGGTTCCAGTGGGTGGTGTTCACCTCCACCAACGCGGTGCGTGCGGTATGGGAGAAGTTCGGCGAATTCGGCCTGGACGCCCGCGCGTTCTCCGGCGTGAAGATCGCCTGCGTCGGTGAGTCGACGGCGGACCGGGTGCGGGCCTTCGGAATCAGCCCCGAGCTGGTGCCGTCCGGCGAGCAGTCCTCGATGGGTCTACTGGACGAATTCCCGCCCTACGACAGCATTTTCGACCCGGTGAACCGGGTGCTGCTGCCGCGCGCCGACATTGCCACCGAAACGCTGGCCGAGGGGCTGCGCGAGCGCGGCTGGGAGATCGAGGACGTCACCGCCTACCGGACCGTCCGGGCCGCCCCGCCGCCGGCGTCCACGCGCGAGATGATCAAGACAGGTGGCTTCGACGCGGTCTGCTTCACATCGAGTTCGACGGTGCGCAACCTGGTCGGCATCGCGGGCAAGCCGCACGCGCGGACCATCATCGCGTGCATCGGCCCCAAGACCGCCGAGACGGCCGCCGAGTTCGGTCTGCGGGTGGATGTTCAGCCCGAGACCGCGGCGGTGGGTCCGCTGGTGGACGCACTGGCCGAACACGCGGCCCGGTTGCGTGCCGAGGGCGCGCTGCCGCCGCCGCGCAAGAAGAGCCGCAGGCGCTAG
- a CDS encoding glutamyl-tRNA reductase: protein MSILLFGISHRSAPVPVLEQLSLDESDQVKIVDRLLQSPLVTEAMVLSTCNRVEVYAVVEAFHGGLAVIGQLLSEHSGMPMGELTQHAYVRYSEAAVEHLFAVASGLDSAVVGEQQVLGQVRRAYATAEANRTVGRVLHELAQRALSVGKRVHSETAIDAAGASVVSVALDLADRRLGGLAGKTAVVVGAGAMGALAAAHLTRNGIGQIRVLNRSSSRAQRLAAKIRQSGVQSSAAPLEDLAEALADADVVVSCTGAVRPVVSLADVHHALAASQRDETTKPLVICDLGMPRDVDPAVAGLPGVFVVDVDRVQHEPSAHAAASDVDAARRIVATEVATYLAGQRMAEVTPTVTALRQRAADVVEAELLRLDNRLPGLQSAEREEVARTVRRVVDKLLHAPTVRIKQLASAPGGDSYAEALRELFELDQTAVDAVAAGELPVVSSGFDTHNQSPSS from the coding sequence GTGAGCATTCTGCTCTTCGGGATTTCGCACCGCAGCGCGCCGGTTCCCGTCTTGGAACAGCTCAGCCTCGACGAGTCCGATCAGGTCAAGATCGTCGATCGTTTGCTGCAATCGCCCCTGGTCACCGAGGCGATGGTGCTGTCGACGTGCAACCGGGTCGAGGTCTATGCCGTGGTCGAGGCCTTTCACGGTGGCTTGGCCGTCATCGGACAGCTGCTGTCCGAGCACTCCGGCATGCCTATGGGGGAGCTGACCCAGCACGCGTACGTGCGGTACAGCGAGGCCGCCGTCGAGCATCTGTTCGCCGTCGCCAGCGGCCTGGATTCGGCGGTTGTCGGCGAACAGCAGGTACTTGGCCAGGTGCGCCGCGCGTATGCGACCGCCGAGGCCAACAGGACCGTGGGCCGCGTGCTGCACGAGTTGGCGCAGCGGGCGTTGTCGGTGGGCAAGCGGGTGCATTCCGAAACCGCCATCGACGCCGCCGGCGCCTCGGTGGTCTCGGTAGCCCTCGACCTGGCCGATCGCAGATTGGGCGGGCTCGCGGGCAAGACGGCGGTGGTGGTCGGTGCCGGCGCGATGGGGGCCTTGGCGGCGGCGCATCTGACCCGCAACGGGATTGGGCAAATCCGCGTGCTGAACCGGTCGTCGTCGCGGGCGCAGCGCCTGGCCGCCAAGATCCGCCAGTCCGGCGTCCAGAGCTCGGCGGCGCCGCTGGAAGACCTGGCCGAGGCGCTCGCTGACGCCGACGTGGTCGTCAGCTGCACCGGCGCGGTGCGTCCGGTCGTGTCGCTCGCCGATGTGCACCACGCGCTGGCCGCCAGCCAGCGTGACGAAACGACGAAACCGTTGGTGATCTGCGACCTCGGCATGCCGCGTGATGTCGATCCGGCGGTGGCCGGCCTGCCCGGCGTGTTCGTGGTGGACGTGGACCGCGTGCAACACGAACCGTCCGCCCACGCCGCGGCGTCCGACGTCGACGCCGCCCGTCGCATCGTCGCCACCGAAGTTGCCACCTACCTGGCCGGACAGCGGATGGCCGAGGTGACCCCGACCGTGACGGCGCTGCGCCAGCGTGCCGCCGACGTGGTCGAGGCGGAGTTGCTGCGACTGGACAACCGACTGCCCGGCCTGCAGAGCGCCGAGCGCGAAGAGGTGGCGCGCACCGTGCGGCGGGTGGTGGACAAGCTGCTGCACGCGCCTACCGTGCGGATCAAACAGCTGGCCAGTGCCCCAGGCGGCGACAGCTACGCGGAGGCACTGCGCGAGCTCTTCGAACTGGACCAGACCGCTGTCGATGCGGTCGCCGCGGGTGAATTGCCGGTTGTATCAAGCGGATTCGACACGCATAACCAATCGCCGAGTAGCTGA